The following are encoded in a window of Mycobacterium vicinigordonae genomic DNA:
- a CDS encoding type II toxin-antitoxin system VapB family antitoxin, which yields MLKRVEILVEDSLLQQVIGKYHLADAREAVFLALKALLDETDQPEHEPKDDEYDEFSDLSAWRLQPHHDTG from the coding sequence ATGCTGAAAAGGGTCGAAATTTTGGTTGAAGACTCTTTGCTTCAACAGGTCATAGGCAAGTACCACCTGGCTGATGCGCGCGAAGCCGTTTTTCTGGCGCTCAAAGCTCTGCTCGACGAGACCGACCAGCCCGAGCACGAGCCGAAGGACGACGAGTACGACGAGTTCAGCGACCTCAGCGCCTGGCGCCTGCAACCACACCACGACACCGGTTAG
- the rpmG gene encoding 50S ribosomal protein L33, which yields MASSTDVRPKITLACEVCKHRNYITKKNRRNDPDRLELKKFCPNCGKHQGHRETR from the coding sequence ATGGCTTCCAGTACCGACGTCCGCCCAAAGATCACTCTGGCGTGCGAGGTGTGCAAGCACCGTAACTACATCACAAAGAAGAACCGCCGCAACGACCCCGACCGGCTGGAACTCAAGAAGTTCTGCCCGAATTGCGGCAAGCACCAGGGACACCGCGAAACTCGATAG
- the hadA gene encoding (3R)-hydroxyacyl-ACP dehydratase subunit HadA, giving the protein MALSKDIVGMHYRYPDHYVVEREKIREYATAVQNDEPAFFGEDAAAELGYKGLAAPLTFICVFGYKAQTAFFDHAKIAISDERIVQIDQVLKFVKPIVAGDKLYCDVYVDSVREAHGTQIIVTKNIVTNDAGEIVQETYTTLAGRATEDGEEGFSHASA; this is encoded by the coding sequence GTGGCGTTGTCCAAAGACATCGTCGGGATGCATTATCGGTATCCCGACCACTATGTGGTGGAGCGGGAGAAGATTCGTGAATACGCCACCGCTGTCCAAAACGACGAGCCCGCTTTCTTCGGTGAGGACGCGGCGGCTGAACTCGGTTACAAGGGGCTGGCGGCTCCGCTGACGTTCATCTGCGTATTCGGTTACAAGGCGCAGACGGCGTTCTTTGACCACGCCAAAATCGCGATCTCGGACGAGCGGATCGTTCAGATCGATCAGGTACTCAAGTTCGTGAAGCCGATCGTTGCCGGCGACAAGCTGTACTGCGATGTCTACGTCGACTCGGTGCGCGAGGCGCACGGCACCCAAATCATCGTCACCAAGAACATCGTCACCAATGATGCTGGTGAGATCGTGCAGGAGACATACACGACCCTGGCGGGCCGTGCCACCGAAGACGGGGAAGAAGGATTCTCACATGCCTCTGCGTGA
- the hadB gene encoding (3R)-hydroxyacyl-ACP dehydratase subunit HadB has translation MPLREFSSVKVGDQLPERVYPLTRQDLVNYAGVSGDLNPIHWDDEIAKMVGLDTAIAHGMLTMGIGGGYVTSWVGDPGAVTEYNVRFTAIVPVPNDGKGAELVFSGRVKSVDPESKSVTIALTATTGGKKIFGRAIASAKLA, from the coding sequence ATGCCTCTGCGTGAGTTCAGTTCGGTCAAGGTCGGTGACCAACTCCCGGAGCGGGTCTACCCGCTGACGCGTCAGGACCTGGTCAATTACGCCGGTGTCTCGGGTGACCTCAACCCGATCCACTGGGACGACGAGATCGCCAAGATGGTTGGGCTGGACACCGCGATCGCCCACGGCATGCTGACCATGGGAATCGGGGGCGGTTATGTCACCTCGTGGGTCGGCGATCCCGGCGCGGTGACCGAGTACAACGTGCGCTTCACCGCGATCGTCCCGGTGCCAAACGACGGCAAGGGCGCCGAGCTGGTGTTCAGCGGCCGGGTGAAGTCCGTGGACCCGGAGAGCAAGTCCGTGACAATCGCGCTGACGGCTACCACCGGCGGCAAGAAGATCTTCGGCCGGGCCATCGCCTCGGCGAAGCTGGCGTAG
- the hadC gene encoding (3R)-hydroxyacyl-ACP dehydratase subunit HadC, with protein sequence MALKTDIRGMTWKYPDYFEVGREQVRQFSRAIKCDHGAYYDETAAAEAGYDAILAPLTFVSILAKLIQDDFFRNVDVGFETMQIVQVDQKFVYHKQIRVGDKLYGSLRIESVDERFGADIVVTKNFCHNQDGELVLEAFTTLMGHEGDNSIQLRWDKESGQIVRTA encoded by the coding sequence ATGGCACTCAAAACCGACATCCGTGGAATGACCTGGAAGTACCCGGACTATTTCGAGGTGGGGCGCGAGCAGGTTCGGCAATTCTCCCGCGCCATCAAGTGTGACCATGGGGCCTACTACGACGAAACCGCGGCCGCTGAAGCCGGCTACGACGCCATTCTGGCCCCGCTGACGTTTGTGTCGATCTTGGCGAAGTTGATCCAGGACGATTTCTTCCGCAACGTCGACGTGGGCTTCGAGACTATGCAGATCGTGCAGGTCGACCAGAAATTCGTCTATCACAAGCAGATCAGGGTCGGCGACAAGCTGTACGGCAGCCTCCGTATCGAATCCGTCGACGAGCGTTTCGGCGCCGACATCGTCGTCACGAAGAACTTCTGTCACAACCAGGACGGCGAGCTGGTTTTGGAGGCCTTCACCACCTTGATGGGCCACGAAGGGGACAATTCGATCCAGCTCAGATGGGACAAGGAAAGCGGGCAGATCGTCAGGACTGCGTAA